A stretch of the Pseudomonadota bacterium genome encodes the following:
- a CDS encoding zinc-binding alcohol dehydrogenase: MTACRWSLYFVAPHRVAVREEPLSPPGAGEVVVETVVSAISPGTEMLVYRGRVPADMPLDSSISALAEAFAFPLKYGYAAVGRITTLGADIGREWLGELVMGFHPHESHFLASPAELVLVPAGVSPEAAAFLPNVETAVTFLMDGQPIVGEHVAVFGQGVVGLLTTALLARIPLSDLVTLDRHPLRRGRSLDLGAHRAVDPAAAGELERLRSSFDLSYELSGSPAVLDEAIAVTGFDGRVVIGSWYGDRPAHLCLGGAFHRSRMRLISSQVSTIAPRFAGRWSQARRRQVAWRMLAEIEPARLITHRFPVSRADEAYDLLDRRPEEAVQVMLTY, encoded by the coding sequence ATGACCGCCTGTAGATGGTCCCTGTACTTCGTCGCACCCCACCGCGTGGCGGTGCGGGAAGAGCCGCTGTCTCCGCCCGGCGCCGGAGAGGTGGTGGTCGAGACCGTCGTATCCGCGATCAGCCCGGGCACCGAGATGCTGGTCTATCGCGGCCGGGTGCCGGCCGACATGCCCCTCGACTCGTCCATCTCCGCCCTCGCCGAGGCGTTCGCCTTCCCCCTCAAATACGGCTACGCCGCCGTGGGCCGGATCACGACCTTGGGCGCGGATATCGGCCGAGAGTGGCTGGGAGAGTTGGTGATGGGCTTCCATCCGCACGAGAGCCATTTTCTGGCCTCGCCGGCCGAGCTCGTCCTCGTTCCCGCCGGGGTCTCGCCCGAGGCCGCGGCCTTCCTGCCCAACGTCGAAACGGCAGTCACCTTCCTGATGGACGGCCAACCGATCGTCGGCGAGCACGTCGCGGTGTTCGGGCAGGGCGTGGTGGGGCTGCTCACCACGGCGTTGCTGGCGCGCATCCCCCTCTCCGATCTGGTGACCTTGGACCGTCATCCCCTGCGGCGCGGGCGGTCGCTCGACCTGGGTGCGCATCGAGCCGTGGACCCGGCGGCGGCCGGCGAGCTGGAGCGTTTGCGTTCGTCCTTCGACCTGAGCTACGAGCTTTCCGGCAGCCCGGCCGTCCTCGACGAGGCTATCGCCGTCACCGGCTTCGACGGCCGAGTCGTGATCGGGTCATGGTATGGCGACCGGCCCGCCCACCTCTGCTTGGGCGGGGCCTTTCACCGCAGTCGCATGCGCCTCATCAGCAGCCAAGTCAGCACCATCGCCCCCCGCTTTGCGGGACGCTGGAGCCAGGCTCGCCGCCGGCAGGTGGCCTGGCGGATGCTCGCCGAGATCGAGCCCGCCCGCCTCATCACCCATCGTTTTCCCGTGTCCCGCGCGGACGAAGCCTACGACTTGCTCGATCGGCGCCCGGAAGAGGCCGTGCAGGTGATGCTCACCTATTGA
- a CDS encoding glycosyltransferase, translating to MTRRVLLVSSASPYPVVTNGCARLVSDYLTHLFPADRVYLLLTRPGDWAPLGLYFGGRPVAGDLSISGLLAHDFAFVLFIGFKENEFTLELAGSRASFCLTDTYPHPDVPDGLFRGILSHRGEPRPDLLIVGGSYDDEVFHPDRANRDRAGPDRGGEEWVLTVGRIHPDKHQLELCEGYRERIFEEYGLPLYLAGGVADTDYFREVERYIDGVSVVSSIDPGQPLASSNWRSAREIALLCHRARLFVLASPKESFGLALIEAMACGTTCVVNGEYRGFAELDLRPNVYGNITGKRGSVVDLAARALCDGVRIDASEWARKYALRETRGVLSRFIDDRL from the coding sequence GTGACCCGGCGGGTTCTGCTGGTTTCCTCGGCAAGCCCGTACCCCGTCGTTACCAATGGCTGCGCCCGGCTGGTGAGCGACTACCTGACGCACCTGTTCCCCGCCGATAGGGTCTACCTGCTCCTCACCCGTCCGGGCGACTGGGCCCCTCTAGGGCTCTATTTCGGCGGTCGGCCCGTGGCAGGCGACCTGAGTATTTCGGGTCTCCTCGCCCACGACTTCGCCTTCGTCCTTTTCATCGGATTCAAAGAGAACGAATTCACGCTCGAGCTCGCTGGCTCCCGAGCCTCCTTCTGTCTCACCGATACCTATCCTCACCCCGATGTGCCCGATGGGCTTTTCCGCGGGATCCTGTCCCATCGCGGCGAACCGCGCCCGGACCTGCTCATCGTCGGCGGTTCCTACGATGATGAGGTGTTCCACCCCGATCGAGCCAACCGTGATCGAGCCGGCCCCGATCGAGGCGGCGAGGAGTGGGTGCTCACCGTGGGGAGGATCCATCCGGACAAGCACCAGCTCGAGCTCTGCGAAGGCTACCGGGAGCGGATCTTCGAGGAGTACGGCCTCCCGCTCTATCTGGCGGGAGGTGTCGCCGACACGGACTATTTCCGCGAGGTCGAGAGGTACATCGACGGCGTCAGCGTCGTCTCGAGCATCGATCCGGGGCAGCCGCTCGCCAGTTCCAACTGGCGCTCGGCCCGGGAGATCGCCCTGCTCTGCCACCGGGCACGGTTGTTTGTTCTGGCCTCGCCGAAGGAGAGCTTTGGCCTGGCGCTGATCGAGGCGATGGCGTGCGGTACCACCTGCGTCGTCAACGGCGAGTACCGGGGCTTCGCCGAGTTGGATCTGCGGCCGAACGTTTACGGCAACATCACCGGCAAGCGAGGCTCCGTCGTCGATCTCGCGGCCCGCGCGCTCTGCGACGGGGTTCGGATCGACGCTTCCGAGTGGGCCAGGAAGTACGCACTACGCGAGACCCGTGGGGTCCTGTCCCGGTTTATCGATGACCGCCTGTAG
- a CDS encoding RibD family protein has product MTTREEIVEPHAAAACWRALTLLAEAVRGHGAPIRRCSLLIGDAPAVCLDSLTPPAGDGWRVSLVLDGEPASNGPPAGAGESRYRLDDLIVLQRLTDGTLPSAAAALLEIYLPYCMAPVHARRVRRSFTVSHFAQSLDGRIATDLGDSRWIGCPENLVHAHRMRALCDGILIGARTLRTDHPALTVRHTQGSDPIRIVVGGGVDVDIDCLARAGPGRILLIGVGKEPASPQVERLALPTENGRIATTAILRELYRRDILSVYIEGGATTTSAFLAESNIDVLQLHISPLIIGPGISSFQKPAIRSVAESVRFDRHVYRSVGDGMLFVGRAAS; this is encoded by the coding sequence GTGACGACACGGGAAGAGATCGTCGAGCCCCACGCGGCAGCCGCCTGCTGGCGCGCCTTGACCCTGCTAGCAGAAGCGGTCCGCGGCCACGGCGCGCCGATCCGTCGCTGCTCGCTGCTCATCGGCGACGCTCCCGCGGTATGCCTGGACTCGCTCACTCCCCCGGCGGGCGACGGCTGGCGGGTCTCTCTGGTCCTCGACGGCGAGCCCGCCTCGAACGGCCCGCCGGCGGGCGCAGGCGAAAGCCGTTACCGGCTCGACGACCTGATCGTGCTGCAGAGGCTCACCGATGGCACCCTGCCATCGGCTGCCGCGGCGCTGCTCGAGATCTACCTGCCCTACTGCATGGCGCCCGTTCACGCCCGGCGGGTGCGGCGATCGTTCACCGTCAGTCACTTTGCCCAGTCGCTCGATGGCAGGATCGCCACGGACCTCGGCGACTCCCGGTGGATCGGCTGCCCCGAGAACCTGGTTCACGCCCACCGAATGCGTGCCCTCTGCGACGGCATCCTGATAGGCGCCCGCACCTTGCGCACGGACCATCCGGCGCTGACCGTGCGCCACACCCAAGGATCGGACCCCATCCGGATCGTCGTCGGCGGCGGCGTCGATGTCGACATCGACTGTCTCGCGCGGGCGGGTCCCGGTCGGATCCTCTTGATCGGCGTGGGCAAGGAACCAGCGTCGCCGCAGGTCGAACGCCTCGCGCTGCCGACCGAGAACGGGCGCATCGCCACCACGGCGATCCTCCGCGAGCTCTACCGCCGCGACATCCTTTCCGTGTACATCGAGGGCGGCGCCACCACCACCTCGGCCTTCCTCGCCGAGAGCAACATCGACGTCCTGCAACTCCACATCTCGCCGCTCATCATCGGCCCCGGGATCAGTTCGTTCCAAAAGCCGGCGATCCGGTCCGTCGCCGAATCGGTACGCTTCGACAGGCATGTCTACCGGTCGGTCGGTGACGGCATGCTGTTCGTCGGAAGAGCCGCATCGTGA